One segment of Macrotis lagotis isolate mMagLag1 chromosome 1, bilby.v1.9.chrom.fasta, whole genome shotgun sequence DNA contains the following:
- the RBM12 gene encoding RNA-binding protein 12 produces the protein MAVVIRLQGLPIVAGTMDIRHFFSGLTIPDGGVHIVGGELGEAFIVFATDEDARLGMMRTGGTIKGSKVTLLLSSKTEMQNMIELSRRRFETANLDMPPANASRSGPPPSSGMSGRVNLPTTVPNFNNPSPSVVTAATSVHESNKNIPTFSTANIGTAPPNMGASFGSPTFSSTLPSTASSMSTVPPPPIPPIPAMPSLPPMPSIPPIPVPPPVPTLPPVPPVPPIPPVPPVPPMSPMPPLSGMPPLNPPPVAPIPTGMNGSGAALNLNSNLNPMFLGPLNPVNPIQMNSQGSLKPLPINPDDLYVSVHGMPFSAMETDVKDFFHGLRVDAVHLLKDHVGRNNGNGLVKFFSPQDTFEALKRNRMLMIQRYVEVSPATERQWVAAGGHITFKQSMGPSGQTHPPPQTLVRSKSPSGQKRSRSRSPHEPGFCVYLKGLPFEAENKHVIDFFKKLDIVEDSIYIAYGPNGKATGEGFVEFRSESDYKAALCRHKQYMGNRFIQVHPITKKGMLEKIDMIRKRLQNFSYDQREIILNTEGDSSPKLCAHISNIPFNITKMDILQFLEEIPVDENAVHILVDNTGQGLGQALVQFKTEDDAHKAERLHRKKLNGREALLHVITLEDMREIEKNPPSQVKKGLKIPLPGNATVPGMPNAGGDEHAFLTVGSKEANNGPPFNFPSNFSGSNAFGPPLPPPGLGGAFGDARPGIPSVGNSGLPGLGIDVQGFGGGPNNLSGPSAFGGAPQNFGNGPGTLSGPPSFGGGPPGLGSTAGHLSGPPGFGPGPGTLHIGGPPGFGNASGKPGPTVIKVQNMPFTVSVDEILDFFYGYQVIPGSVCLKYNEKGMPTGEAMVAFESRDEAMAAVVDLNDRPIGSRKVKLVLG, from the coding sequence ATGGCTGTGGTCATCCGTTTGCAAGGTCTCCCAATTGTGGCGGGGACCATGGACATTCGCCACTTCTTCTCTGGATTGACCATCCCTGATGGGGGCGTGCATATTGTAGGGGGTGAACTGGGTGAGGCTTTCATCGTTTTTGCCACTGATGAAGATGCAAGGCTTGGTATGATGCGCACAGGTGGTACTATTAAAGGGTCAAAAGTAACACTATTGTTGAGTAGTAAAACTGAAATGCAAAATATGATTGAACTCAGTCGTAGGCGTTTTGAAACTGCCAACTTAGATATGCCACCAGCAAATGCTAGCCGATCAGGACCACCTCCTAGTTCAGGCATGAGTGGCAGGGTAAATTTGCCTACCACAGTTCCCAATTTTAATAATCCATCTCCCAGTGTGGTAACTGCAGCCACGTCTGTGCATGAAAGCAACAAAAACATCCCTACATTTTCCACAGCCAACATAGGAACAGCCCCTCCAAATATGGGGGCTTCCTTTGGGAGCCCAACATTTAGTTCAACTCTACCTAGCACAGCATCTTCCATGAGCACAGTTCCACCTCCCCCAATTCCTCCAATACCAGCAATGCCCTCCTTGCCACCAATGCCATCTATTCCTCCGATACCTGTTCCTCCTCCTGTACCTACACTGCCTCCTGTGCCTCCTGTACCCCCAATACCTCCTGTTCCTCCAGTGCCACCCATGAGCCCTATGCCACCTCTGTCAGGAATGCCTCCTTTGAATCCACCACCAGTGGCACCTATACCTACTGGGATGAATGGATCTGGAGCAGCACTGAATCTGAACAGTAACCTGAACCCAATGTTTCTGGGTCCTTTGAATCCTGTTAATCCTATTCAGATGAACTCTCAAGGTAGTCTGAAGCCACTTCCCATCAACCCTGATGATCTGTATGTCAGTGTCCATGGGATGCCCTTTTCTGCAATGGAAACTGatgtcaaagactttttccatGGGCTTCGTGTAGATGCAGTGCATTTATTGAAAGATCATGTAGGCCGAAATAATGGGAATGGATTAGTTAAGTTTTTCTCCCCTCAAGATACATTTGAAGCACTGAAAAGAAACAGAATGCTGATGATTCAACGCTATGTTGAAGTCAGCCCAGCCACAGAAAGACAGTGGGTAGCAGCTGGAGGCCATATCACTTTCAAGCAAAGCATGGGACCTTCTGGACAGACACACCCCCCTCCTCAGACACTCGTCAGGTCAAAGTCGCCTAGTGGGCAGAAAAGGTCAAGATCGAGATCTCCACATGAGCCTGGTTTTTGTGTATATTTGAAAGGTCTACCCTTTGAAGCAGAAAACAAACATGttattgatttctttaaaaagctAGATATTGTGGAAGATAGTATTTATATTGCTTATGGACCCAATGGGAAAGCAACAGGTGAAGGCTTTGTAGAATTCAGGAGCGAGTCTGATTACAAGGCAGCTTTGTGTCGTCATAAGCAATACATGGGGAATCGCTTTATTCAGGTTCACCCAATAACTAAAAAGGGAATGCTAGAAAAGATAGACATGATTCGGAAGAGGCTACAGAACTTCAGTTATGATCAAAGGGAGATTATTTTAAATACTGAGGGAGATAGCTCACCAAAATTATGTGCACATATATCAAATATTCCATTCAACATTACCAAGATGGATATTCTACAGTTCCTGGAGGAAATTCCAGTGGATGAAAATGCTGTACATATTCTTGTTGATAACACTGGACAAGGGTTAGGACAGGCATTGGTTCAGTTTAAAACTGAAGATGATGCACATAAGGCTGAACGCTTACACCGTAAAAAACTTAATGGGAGAGAagctttattgcatgtgattacTCTAGAAGACATgagggaaattgaaaaaaatcctcCATCTCAAGTGAAAAAGGGGTTAAAAATTCCTTTGCCAGGTAATGCCACAGTGCCAGGAATGCCAAATGCTGGAGGTGATGAGCATGCTTTCCTGACTGTAGGCTCAAAAGAAGCAAACAATGGCCCTCCATTTAATTTTCCCAGTAACTTTAGTGGGTCAAATGCCTTTGGCCCACCACTTCCACCACCAGGATTAGGAGGGGCCTTTGGAGATGCCCGACCTGGAATACCTTCTGTTGGAAATAGTGGTTTGCCTGGTTTAGGTATTGATGTTCAGGGTTTTGGTGGTGGTCCCAATAATTTAAGTGGACCATCAGCTTTTGGAGGGGCCCCTCAGAATTTTGGAAATGGACCTGGTACTTTGAGTGGACCCCCAAGTTTTGGAGGCGGTCCCCCGGGGCTTGGTAGTACTGCTGGACATTTGAGTGGACCACCAGGTTTTGGTCCAGGGCCTGGAACGCTCCATATTGGGGGACCCCCTGGATTTGGAAATGCTTCTGGAAAGCCAGGCCCAACAGTTATAAAAGTTCAAAATATGCCCTTTACTGTCTCTGTTGATgaaattttagatttcttttatgGCTATCAAGTGATCCCAGGCTCAGTATGtttaaaatacaatgaaaaaggCATGCCCACAGGTGAAGCAATGGTTGCATTTGAGTCTCGCGATGAAGCCATGGCAGCTGTTGTTGATTTAAATGACAGACCTATAGGCTCAAGAAAAGTCAAACTTGTATTAGGGTAG
- the CPNE1 gene encoding copine-1 produces MAHCVTSVQLSISCDHLIDKDVGSKSDPLCVLLQDVGGGSWAELCRTERVQNCSSPEFSRPLPIDYHFETVQKLRFGVYDIDNKTPELGDDDFLGGAECTLGQIVSSQSMTLPLMLKPGKPAGQGTITISAQEVKDTRVVTMEVEARNLDKKDFLGKSDPFLEFYRQGDGKWQLVYRSEVIKNNLNPTWSRFSVPLQRFCGGDPSLPIQVRCSDYDSDGSHDLIGSFQTTLTQLQGTPVEFDCIHPEKQQKKKSYKNSGTIRVKLCQIETEFTFLDYVMGGCQINFTVGIDFTGSNGDPSSPDSLHYLSPSGVNEYLTALWSVGCVVQDYDTDKLFPAFGFGAQVPPDWQVSHEFALNFNSSNPYCSGIQGIVDAYRQALPQVRLYGPTNFAPIISHVARFATQAAQQGTASQYFVLLLLTDGAVSDVEATKEAVVRASQLPMSIIIVGVGGADFTAMEELDGDGGPLRSRSGEAVARDVVQFVPFRQFQNAPREALAQAVLAEVPRQLVSYYKGQGLAPHKDPAPAPKN; encoded by the exons ATGGCCCACTGTGTGACCTCGGTACAGCTGTCCATTTCCTGTGACCATCTCATCGATAAAGACGTTGGCTCCAAGTCCGACCCGCTCTGTGTCCTGCTACAGGATGTGGGTGGGGGCAGCTGGGCAgag CTCTGTCGGACGGAGCGTGTCCAGAATTGCTCCAGCCCTGAGTTTTCTAGACCATTGCCAATCGACTATCACTTTGAAACAGTTCAGAAGTTGCGTTTTGGTGTCTATGACATTGACAACAAGACTCCTGAGTTGGGAGATGATGACTTCTTGGGAGGAGCCGAGTGCACCCTAGGTCAG ATTGTATCCAGCCAGTCGATGACCCTGCCCCTAATGCTGAAACCTGGAAAGCCAGCTGGACAAGGAACCATAACG ATCTCAGCCCAGGAAGTGAAGGACACTCGAGTGGTGACCATGGAAGTGGAGGCCAGGAACCTGGACAAGAAG GACTTCCTGGGGAAATCTGATCCATTCCTAGAGTTTTACCGACAGGGTGATGGAAAATGGCAGCTGGTCTACAGATCTGAG GTGATAAAGAACAATCTGAATCCCACATGGAGCCGTTTCAGTGTTCCTTTGCAGCGTTTCTGTGGAGGAGACCCCAGCTTGCCCATTCAG GTGCGCTGCTCGGATTATGACAGTGATGGTTCTCATGACCTCATTGGCTCCTTCCAGACCACTCTGACCCAGCTGCAGGGCACCCCA GTAGAGTTTGATTGTATTCATCCTGAGAAGCAGCAGAAAAAGAAGAGTTATAAGAACTCAGGGACCATCCGGGTTAAGCTCTGCCAG ATTGAGACAGAGTTCACCTTCTTGGACTATGTGATGGGGGGCTGCCAGATCAATTTCACA GTGGGTATAGACTTCACTGGATCCAATGGGGACCCTTCTTCTCCAGATTCCCTGCACTACCTGAGCCCCTCCGGTGTCAATGAGTACCTGACAGCTCTGTGGAGTGTGGGCTGCGTGGTACAGGACTACGATAC AGACAAACTGTTTCCGGCTTTTGGATTTGGGGCTCAGGTGCCCCCTGATTGGCAG GTCTCTCATGAATTTGCCTTGAATTTCAATTCCAGTAACCCTTATTGCTCAG GCATCCAGGGTATTGTAGATGCCTATCGCCAGGCCCTGCCCCAGGTCCGACTATATGGTCCTACGAATTTTGCCCCCATCATCAGCCACGTAGCCCGATTTGCCACCCAGGCTGCACAGCAGGGAACTGCCTCG CAATACTTTGTGCTGCTCCTGCTGACGGATGGGGCTGTATCAGACGTTGAGGCAACAAAGGAGGCCGTGGTCCGGGCCTCTCAGCTACCCATGTCCATCATCATTGTGGGTGTTGGGGGTGCCGACTTCACAGCCATGGAGGAGCTGGATGGGGATGGGGGTCCCTTGCGCTCCCGCAGTGGAGAGGCTGTTGCCCGTGATGTTGTCCAGTTTGTGCCTTTCCGCCAGTTTCAGAAT GCCCCTCGGGAAGCACTGGCCCAAGCAGTCCTTGCAGAGGTGCCCCGGCAACTAGTGTCTTACTACAAGGGGCAGGGCTTGGCCCCCCACAAGGATCCAGCTCCAGCCCCCAAGAACTAA